From the Desulfohalovibrio reitneri genome, one window contains:
- a CDS encoding response regulator: MVENIERGRAIRVLLVDDDPETLDILEEILEKEGYEVYTASDGKLAMELFTEAIDLVVTDVLMPHQDGLELVLALRECSPATPVLAISGGGLLYEPHSCLKMAEKLGVSGVLQKDTLFRDIIGKIREILGT; the protein is encoded by the coding sequence ATGGTGGAGAATATCGAGCGCGGCCGGGCGATTCGCGTCCTGCTGGTGGACGACGATCCGGAAACACTGGACATACTTGAGGAGATTCTGGAAAAGGAGGGGTACGAGGTGTACACGGCCAGCGACGGCAAGCTGGCCATGGAACTCTTCACCGAGGCCATCGACCTGGTGGTTACGGACGTGCTCATGCCACACCAGGACGGACTGGAATTGGTCCTCGCCCTGCGCGAGTGTTCGCCCGCCACCCCTGTGCTGGCCATTTCCGGGGGCGGGTTGCTGTACGAGCCTCACTCCTGCCTGAAGATGGCCGAGAAGCTGGGTGTGTCCGGGGTTCTGCAGAAGGACACTCTCTTTCGGGACATCATCGGCAAGATTCGAGAAATACTGGGAACATGA
- a CDS encoding sulfite reductase: MTTTIPEGAVKQRDGTYALKPRTPLGRVTPEILETAARVAREHGAEYIKLTSGQRLLLAGFPEENVAAAAEDLGELGRVCKHYVQACPGNETCAHGLDDSMGLGKRIEDMLFERDDLPGKVKAGVSGCPRCCAESMVRDIGLVATPSGWRVIFGGNAGFKPRVGDVVAEKVTADEALDIVRKLLDFYAREGKPKQRTARFAEKVGLDALRRAARF, encoded by the coding sequence ATGACGACCACTATCCCGGAGGGCGCGGTCAAGCAGCGCGACGGCACCTACGCCCTCAAGCCACGCACCCCGCTGGGCCGTGTGACCCCGGAAATCCTGGAGACCGCCGCCCGCGTGGCCCGGGAGCACGGCGCGGAGTACATCAAGCTGACCTCCGGCCAGCGGCTGCTGCTGGCCGGATTTCCCGAGGAGAACGTGGCCGCCGCGGCCGAGGACCTGGGAGAGCTTGGCCGGGTGTGCAAGCACTACGTGCAGGCCTGTCCGGGCAACGAGACCTGCGCCCACGGCCTGGACGACTCCATGGGGCTGGGCAAGCGGATTGAGGACATGCTCTTCGAGCGCGACGACCTGCCCGGCAAGGTCAAGGCCGGAGTCTCCGGCTGCCCCCGCTGCTGCGCGGAGAGCATGGTGCGGGACATCGGCCTGGTGGCCACCCCGTCGGGCTGGAGGGTGATCTTCGGCGGAAACGCGGGATTCAAGCCCAGGGTTGGCGACGTGGTGGCTGAAAAAGTCACCGCCGACGAAGCCTTGGACATCGTGCGGAAACTGCTGGACTTCTACGCCCGCGAGGGCAAACCCAAGCAGCGCACCGCCCGTTTCGCGGAAAAAGTGGGCCTGGACGCCCTGCGCCGGGCGGCTCGCTTCTGA
- the gluQRS gene encoding tRNA glutamyl-Q(34) synthetase GluQRS translates to MKPPPRGRFAPSPTGRLHLGNAYAFLLAWLASRSRRGNMLMRLEDLDPDRSKPEFERAALDDLAWLGLDWDEGPDKGGPYGPYRQSERLGLYQEAAERLAERGLVYPCYCTRKELRGAASAPHVGDAGPRYPGFCRDLTPDERAEREAGGRSPALRLYCPDGEVAFVDMLRGRLALDPQELGGDFPLRRSDGVWAYQLAVVVDDAAQNVTQVVRGDDLIDSTPRQILLYRMLGFQPPEYLHLPLLLDHEGERLAKRHQSLEIAALREAGARPEDVAGYLAWLAGQIERPEPRRPAELVEGFDAARLPSEPTRLPPDVAGRLVRGAGISAE, encoded by the coding sequence ATGAAACCGCCTCCCCGCGGCCGCTTCGCCCCGTCCCCCACCGGCCGCCTCCATCTCGGCAACGCCTACGCTTTTCTTCTGGCCTGGCTGGCCTCACGCAGTCGCAGGGGGAACATGCTCATGCGCCTGGAGGACCTGGACCCGGATCGCTCCAAGCCGGAGTTCGAGCGGGCCGCCCTGGACGACTTGGCCTGGCTGGGGCTGGACTGGGACGAAGGGCCGGACAAGGGCGGTCCCTACGGCCCCTACCGGCAGAGCGAGCGGCTGGGACTGTACCAGGAGGCCGCCGAGAGGCTGGCCGAGCGCGGACTTGTTTACCCCTGCTACTGCACCCGCAAGGAACTCCGGGGGGCCGCTTCCGCCCCGCACGTGGGCGACGCCGGGCCGCGCTATCCCGGCTTCTGCCGCGACCTCACCCCGGATGAGCGGGCCGAGCGGGAGGCGGGCGGGCGCAGCCCAGCATTGCGCCTGTACTGCCCCGACGGCGAGGTGGCTTTCGTGGACATGCTGCGCGGTCGCCTGGCCCTGGACCCGCAGGAGCTTGGGGGAGACTTTCCCCTGCGCCGCTCCGACGGGGTTTGGGCTTACCAGCTGGCCGTTGTGGTGGACGACGCCGCCCAGAACGTCACCCAGGTGGTACGCGGAGACGACCTCATCGATTCCACGCCCAGGCAGATACTGCTTTACCGCATGCTCGGCTTCCAGCCGCCGGAATACCTGCACCTTCCCCTGCTTTTGGACCATGAGGGCGAACGGCTGGCCAAGCGACACCAGTCACTGGAGATCGCCGCCCTGCGCGAGGCAGGGGCGCGGCCGGAGGACGTGGCGGGCTACCTGGCTTGGTTGGCCGGGCAGATCGAAAGGCCGGAGCCGCGCCGCCCCGCCGAACTGGTGGAGGGATTCGACGCGGCCCGCCTGCCGTCCGAGCCCACCCGCCTTCCCCCGGACGTGGCCGGACGGCTGGTGCGGGGGGCGGGCATCTCCGCCGAATAG
- a CDS encoding cupin domain-containing protein, whose translation MKTLNFIEEGQYKDKGMGKLLIHDSPYFKMLNFNFEAGQELPVHAHDIEGQLAITVAEGGGEFLGADGATIPAKQGDVLTSDIAEPHGFRASERTRLLVFIAPPI comes from the coding sequence ATGAAGACGCTGAATTTCATCGAGGAAGGACAATACAAGGACAAAGGCATGGGCAAGCTGCTCATCCACGACTCGCCCTACTTCAAGATGCTCAACTTCAACTTCGAAGCCGGTCAGGAACTGCCTGTCCACGCGCACGACATAGAGGGCCAACTGGCCATCACCGTGGCCGAGGGCGGCGGGGAATTCCTGGGTGCAGACGGGGCGACCATCCCGGCCAAGCAGGGTGACGTCCTCACTTCGGACATCGCCGAACCGCACGGCTTCCGCGCCAGCGAGCGCACCCGGCTACTGGTTTTCATCGCCCCGCCCATCTAA